In one window of Thermodesulfobacteriota bacterium DNA:
- a CDS encoding DNA translocase FtsK 4TM domain-containing protein produces MARPTSKKENNRAGLKQEILGILLFAVALYSAVSLFSFARGALWGGVIGDYLAWAFLASIGYTSYVFPFILFLLSAGLILRRFFRFRVVVPVSFLFFVLSSSALLHLIDSNGGASGALLGDFLMGLVGTTGSFIFLSAVLLIAFLVATGLSAIQIALKALPPTVSVFRAAYDRMRAAKAGEPEEELETEEEPEPRPRKKSAEQPREPERQAVAPAIITPRIHSKRQAEEPEEALEFASPKGSFKLPPLTLLDPVPKKNSSVDDKALLANSQVLERKLLDFGIDGRVLEVRPGPVVTMYEFEPAPGVKVGRIMNLSDDLALAMKAMSIRIIAPIPGKAVVGIEVPNQARDTILLREMLECPAFAKSRSRLTLALGKDISGTPYVADLARMPHLLVAGATGAGKSVSVNAMILSVLFKATPDEVRFLMVDPKMLELSAYEGIPHLITPVITDPKKAAGALKSIVTEMGRRYKLMAEKGSKNIDKYNQMVEEGGNPEEKKLPLIVVIIDELADLMMTSGKDVEECLVRLSQMARASGIHLMIATQRPSVDVVTGLIKTNFPSRIAFQLPSRTDSRTIIDSGGAETLLGQGDMLFMPPGTSKLQRIHGAYVSETEIKRVTDFWKKQGGPAYEDLKIEEEESALVDEDADLGEEFLRRYDEAVALAAQLEMISTSYIQRRFRIGYNTAARIIEKMEKEGVVGPAQGSRPREVLLRKSP; encoded by the coding sequence ATGGCCAGACCGACCTCGAAAAAAGAGAATAACCGCGCGGGCTTGAAGCAGGAGATACTCGGCATCCTCCTCTTTGCCGTGGCGCTCTACTCCGCCGTAAGCCTCTTCTCCTTTGCAAGGGGCGCGCTCTGGGGCGGGGTCATAGGGGACTACCTGGCCTGGGCGTTCCTCGCGTCCATCGGATACACCTCTTACGTATTCCCGTTCATACTATTTCTCCTCTCAGCCGGGCTGATCCTCCGGAGGTTTTTCCGCTTCAGGGTGGTCGTGCCCGTAAGCTTCCTCTTTTTCGTCCTGTCGTCCTCGGCCCTTCTCCATCTGATCGACTCGAACGGGGGCGCGTCCGGCGCGCTCCTTGGCGATTTCCTTATGGGCCTTGTCGGGACGACCGGCTCGTTCATCTTCCTTTCGGCGGTCCTCTTGATAGCGTTCCTCGTGGCAACGGGCCTCTCCGCCATACAGATAGCCCTCAAGGCCCTTCCGCCGACGGTATCCGTATTCAGGGCTGCCTACGACAGGATGCGGGCCGCGAAAGCCGGGGAGCCTGAAGAGGAACTCGAGACGGAAGAGGAGCCTGAGCCCAGGCCAAGGAAAAAGAGCGCGGAGCAGCCCAGGGAACCGGAAAGGCAGGCAGTGGCCCCTGCCATAATAACACCGAGGATACACAGCAAGAGGCAGGCTGAGGAGCCGGAGGAAGCACTCGAGTTCGCAAGCCCAAAGGGCTCTTTCAAGCTCCCGCCCCTTACCCTCCTCGACCCGGTGCCCAAGAAAAACAGCTCTGTCGACGACAAAGCCCTCCTTGCCAATTCGCAGGTCCTTGAAAGGAAGCTCCTCGACTTCGGCATAGACGGCAGGGTGCTCGAAGTGAGGCCCGGCCCGGTCGTCACCATGTACGAGTTCGAGCCCGCTCCCGGGGTGAAGGTCGGAAGGATAATGAACCTCTCCGACGACCTCGCCCTTGCGATGAAGGCCATGTCCATAAGGATAATCGCGCCCATACCCGGGAAGGCCGTGGTCGGCATAGAGGTGCCGAACCAGGCGCGGGACACGATACTGCTGCGCGAGATGCTCGAATGCCCGGCCTTCGCAAAGAGCCGCTCGCGCCTTACGCTCGCGCTCGGAAAGGACATCTCCGGGACGCCCTATGTGGCGGACCTCGCCAGGATGCCGCACCTTCTCGTCGCAGGAGCTACCGGCGCCGGAAAGAGCGTTTCCGTGAACGCGATGATACTGAGCGTCCTTTTCAAGGCCACCCCCGATGAGGTCCGCTTCCTCATGGTGGACCCCAAGATGCTCGAGCTATCGGCCTACGAGGGCATTCCGCACCTCATAACGCCGGTCATAACCGACCCGAAGAAGGCGGCGGGCGCGCTTAAGAGCATCGTCACCGAGATGGGCCGCCGCTACAAGCTCATGGCCGAGAAGGGCTCAAAGAATATAGATAAATACAACCAGATGGTCGAGGAGGGCGGGAACCCGGAGGAGAAGAAGCTTCCGCTCATCGTCGTCATAATAGACGAGCTCGCCGACCTCATGATGACCTCCGGCAAGGACGTGGAGGAATGCCTCGTGAGGCTGTCGCAGATGGCGAGGGCCTCGGGGATTCACCTGATGATAGCCACCCAGAGGCCTTCTGTGGACGTTGTCACCGGCCTCATAAAGACCAACTTCCCTTCGAGGATAGCCTTCCAGCTCCCTTCGAGGACCGACTCAAGGACGATCATCGACTCCGGCGGCGCCGAGACGCTCCTCGGGCAGGGAGACATGCTCTTCATGCCGCCCGGAACATCGAAGCTGCAGAGGATACACGGCGCCTACGTCTCCGAGACCGAGATAAAGCGCGTGACGGATTTCTGGAAGAAGCAGGGCGGCCCGGCCTACGAGGACTTGAAGATAGAGGAAGAGGAGAGCGCGCTCGTTGACGAGGACGCTGACCTGGGCGAAGAGTTCCTCCGTAGATATGACGAGGCAGTGGCCCTCGCGGCGCAGCTTGAGATGATATCGACCTCCTACATCCAGAGGAGGTTCAGGATAGGCTACAACACGGCAGCGCGCATTATCGAGAAGATGGAGAAGGAGGGCGTTGTCGGCCCCGCACAGGGGAGCCGCCCCAGGGAGGTGCTCCTCAGGAAATCGCCTTAG
- a CDS encoding 2'-deoxycytidine 5'-triphosphate deaminase has product MSDKNHGVLSCQSIARAVAKRHVFSKGLPIGESQIQPASMDLRLGPKAYRLISSFLPENAGVLDRLHTPDLYGSDLVMYESDISNGGILEKGHVYLIPLIEELNLPPDVRGRANPKSTTGRLDIFARVLTDRNPRFDDIACGYKGGLYLEVMPRSFTIKVKEGLSLVQLRLLRGECALTDSKLRALHKDSRLLFNGDEHLAPGEVKVSKGIFMSVDLSGENSAGIIGYKSKKNSHVVDLTMKNHYGISDFWEPIYRNSKGTLILEPEDFYILSSKERIRIPTRYAAEMVAYEAGSGELRTHYAGFFDPGFGFGTKGEVKGTKAVLEVRAHDVPFMISDGQTFCKLFFERMAEVPDKVYGPRIGSSYQYQGITLSKQFKSI; this is encoded by the coding sequence ATGTCTGATAAAAACCACGGCGTTTTAAGCTGCCAGTCCATAGCCAGGGCCGTCGCCAAAAGGCACGTATTCTCGAAGGGGCTGCCCATAGGCGAGTCCCAGATACAGCCCGCGAGCATGGACCTCCGGCTCGGGCCCAAGGCCTACAGGCTCATATCGAGCTTCCTGCCGGAGAACGCGGGCGTGCTCGACCGTCTCCACACCCCGGACCTCTACGGCTCTGACCTCGTCATGTACGAGTCCGACATCTCGAACGGCGGCATTCTCGAAAAGGGGCACGTCTATCTCATACCCCTTATTGAGGAGCTTAACCTCCCGCCCGACGTGAGGGGCCGCGCAAACCCCAAGTCCACGACGGGCCGCCTCGACATATTCGCCAGGGTGCTTACCGACAGGAACCCGAGGTTCGACGACATCGCCTGCGGCTACAAGGGAGGGCTCTACCTCGAGGTGATGCCGAGGTCTTTCACGATCAAGGTCAAGGAAGGGCTCTCGCTCGTGCAGTTACGGCTTCTCCGGGGTGAATGCGCCCTCACGGACTCCAAGCTCAGGGCCCTGCACAAGGACTCGCGCCTCCTCTTTAACGGGGACGAGCACCTTGCGCCCGGCGAGGTCAAGGTATCGAAAGGAATCTTCATGTCGGTCGACCTGAGCGGCGAGAACTCCGCGGGCATAATCGGCTACAAATCGAAAAAGAACAGCCACGTGGTCGACCTCACCATGAAGAACCACTACGGCATCTCCGATTTCTGGGAGCCCATATACAGGAACAGCAAGGGCACTCTCATACTCGAGCCCGAGGACTTTTACATACTCTCGTCCAAGGAGCGGATAAGGATACCCACGAGGTACGCGGCCGAGATGGTCGCGTACGAGGCCGGCTCGGGAGAGCTCAGGACCCATTACGCGGGCTTCTTCGACCCCGGCTTCGGCTTCGGCACAAAGGGCGAGGTCAAGGGCACCAAGGCGGTCCTTGAGGTCAGGGCGCACGACGTGCCTTTCATGATCTCCGACGGGCAGACCTTCTGCAAGCTCTTTTTCGAGCGCATGGCCGAGGTGCCGGACAAGGTCTACGGCCCGAGGATAGGCTCGTCTTACCAGTACCAGGGAATAACCCTCAGCAAGCAGTTCAAGAGCATCTGA
- a CDS encoding PilZ domain-containing protein encodes MNKLNCPKCENSFFTAVMKPNLPCPHCGFMFKAGESERRGGTRSPSLRLCDIMKGEVRIPAKAVDVSDTGIGIKMMGYLPFDPDDIVNIFVRELGEERPAQVVWTRKFYGISRAGLRFLDELPAIA; translated from the coding sequence TTGAACAAGCTCAATTGCCCGAAATGCGAGAACTCGTTCTTTACGGCGGTGATGAAGCCGAACCTGCCGTGCCCGCACTGCGGCTTCATGTTCAAGGCGGGCGAGAGCGAAAGAAGAGGCGGGACCAGGAGCCCGAGCCTCAGGCTATGCGACATAATGAAGGGCGAGGTCCGGATACCGGCAAAGGCCGTGGACGTCTCGGATACCGGTATCGGCATAAAGATGATGGGCTACCTGCCCTTTGACCCTGACGACATCGTGAACATCTTCGTAAGGGAGCTGGGCGAGGAAAGGCCGGCGCAGGTCGTCTGGACCAGGAAGTTCTACGGCATTTCAAGGGCGGGCCTGAGGTTCCTCGACGAGCTGCCGGCCATAGCCTGA
- a CDS encoding septum formation initiator family protein, whose protein sequence is MKKNPEGLKKKRLILLAAVLFFGAAAVFGEKGLLELYRVNKELSGILAYNKSLEKENRELQEKIRLLEGDRRYIGQIAREELGKLGRNEVIYRIEEPAAGGTRP, encoded by the coding sequence ATGAAAAAAAACCCGGAAGGCTTGAAAAAGAAGCGCCTTATCCTGCTTGCGGCCGTCCTTTTTTTCGGCGCGGCCGCCGTCTTTGGAGAAAAGGGCCTCCTTGAGCTCTACAGGGTCAATAAGGAGCTCTCCGGGATACTGGCGTACAACAAGTCCCTTGAGAAGGAGAACAGGGAGCTTCAAGAGAAGATACGCCTCCTCGAGGGCGACAGGCGCTACATAGGCCAGATAGCCAGGGAGGAGCTGGGCAAGCTCGGCCGTAACGAGGTCATATACAGGATCGAGGAGCCCGCTGCCGGAGGAACCCGGCCCTGA
- a CDS encoding nitrilase-related carbon-nitrogen hydrolase, whose protein sequence is MERKIKIAGIQLASVPERERNISKADMLVELAASEGARVIALPPLFSSHWFPAAIDNRNFALAEKEDGPTVAFLREAAIRNKVVVIGGFFEEDGDKYYNTAVVAGPDGLIGKYRKVHVPQIPLWEERAYFSPGDLGFPVFETPFGKIGVLICWDVFFPEGWRVLALNGAELVVALTASAFEHSHRKWERAISAAAHANGFFVLRVNRVGKEEKQEFYGRSFSAGPDGEFVEKPSGSSEGIVVSEVDLGEVSDVRNEWVFLRDRRPGEYMDITRGPK, encoded by the coding sequence ATGGAAAGAAAGATAAAGATAGCGGGCATTCAGCTTGCCTCCGTGCCCGAAAGGGAGAGGAACATCTCGAAGGCCGACATGCTCGTCGAGCTTGCCGCGAGCGAGGGCGCGAGGGTAATAGCGCTGCCGCCGCTATTCAGCTCGCACTGGTTCCCGGCGGCCATCGACAACCGGAACTTCGCCCTTGCCGAGAAAGAGGACGGGCCGACGGTTGCATTCCTCAGGGAAGCTGCGATAAGGAACAAGGTGGTCGTAATCGGCGGCTTCTTCGAGGAGGACGGGGATAAATACTACAATACCGCCGTCGTCGCCGGCCCTGACGGGCTTATCGGCAAGTACCGGAAGGTCCACGTCCCTCAGATTCCGCTCTGGGAGGAGCGTGCCTATTTCAGCCCCGGCGACCTGGGCTTCCCCGTGTTCGAGACCCCCTTTGGCAAAATAGGCGTACTCATCTGCTGGGACGTATTCTTCCCAGAGGGCTGGCGCGTGCTTGCCCTTAACGGGGCCGAGCTCGTCGTCGCGCTTACCGCCTCGGCGTTCGAGCACTCGCACAGGAAATGGGAGCGGGCCATCTCCGCCGCGGCGCACGCGAACGGGTTTTTCGTCCTCCGCGTTAACAGGGTCGGCAAGGAGGAGAAGCAGGAGTTCTATGGGAGGAGCTTTTCCGCGGGGCCTGACGGCGAGTTCGTCGAGAAGCCGAGCGGCTCGTCCGAAGGCATCGTCGTCTCCGAGGTCGACCTCGGAGAGGTATCGGACGTACGTAACGAATGGGTCTTCCTGAGGGACAGGAGGCCCGGCGAGTATATGGACATCACAAGGGGACCAAAATGA